The following are encoded together in the Vigna unguiculata cultivar IT97K-499-35 chromosome 2, ASM411807v1, whole genome shotgun sequence genome:
- the LOC114174307 gene encoding alkane hydroxylase MAH1-like: protein MFLYIVVSVSIFLSLMFFNIGWRHNRDVPLTNWPIMGMLLGVLQNLSNIHDYTILVLKHHGGTLMFEGPWFTNMNCILTADPMNVHHITSKNFSNYGKGSHLREIFDYFGEGIINSDNLHAWKLERSILHSVLQRETFNTFLRKTILKKLENDLIPFLDHTSEIGTEVDLQFDLRRFTFDIVCSCFLGCDPQSLPNKITQLSHPAYERATVVMEEVLFHRHITPRWLWKLQEWLQIGQEKKFKEAREIFDKFLYECIASKREEKNRCKSTKEVEDTHHDLLGVLMEEGAQKGRVIDDKYLRDTAVTFFAAGSGTISASLSWFFWLVSTHPYVETKILEEIKDNCIDQDGSWIASGVEEFGKLVYLHGAICEALRLFPTVPYDHKCAIKSDTLPSGHHVSPNTMILYSLYAMGRMEQIWGHDCMEFKPERWISESGDIVQIPSHKFIAFNAGPRSCLGKDIAFIEMKMVAVAVLWRFQMQVVDCHPITPRVFVLLTIEQGLKVKVTKRCT from the coding sequence ATGTTTTTGTATATTGTAGTGTCTGTATCAATTTTTCTCTCCTTGATGTTCTTCAACATAGGTTGGAGACATAATAGAGATGTACCCCTTACAAATTGGCCTATCATGGGTATGTTACTTGGTGTTCTACAAAATTTGTCCAACATTCACGATTATACAATCTTAGTTTTGAAACATCATGGAGGTACTCTGATGTTCGAAGGACCCTGGTTCACAAACATGAACTGCATTCTCACAGCAGATCCCATGAACGTGCACCACATCACAAGCAAGAACTTCAGCAACTATGGGAAGGGGTCCCATCTGCGTGAAATTTTTGATTATTTTGGAGAAGGGATCATTAACTCTGATAATCTCCATGCATGGAAACTAGAGAGGTCAATACTTCATTCAGTTCTTCAAAGGGAAACCTTTAACACTTTCCTTCGAAAAACCATTCTGAAGAAGCTAGAGAATGACCTAATTCCATTTCTTGATCATACATCCGAGATTGGAACTGAGGTAGACCTACAATTTGACCTTCGGAGGTTCACATTTGACATTGTCTGCTCTTGTTTTCTTGGTTGTGATCCTCAGTCCCTTCCGAACAAGATTACTCAGCTTTCACACCCTGCTTATGAGAGAGCCACGGTTGTGATGGAGGAGGTATTGTTTCACAGGCACATCACACCAAGGTGGTTGTGGAAGTTGCAGGAGTGGCTCCAGATTGGCCAAGAGAAGAAGTTCAAGGAAGCTAGAGAAATTTTTGATAAATTCTTGTATGAATGCATTGCATCCAAGCGTGAAGAGAAAAATAGATGCAAAAGCACCAAAGAAGTGGAAGATACTCATCATGACTTGCTGGGAGTGCTAATGGAGGAAGGAGCTCAAAAGGGGAGAGTAATTGATGACAAGTATCTGAGAGACACTGCAGTTACCTTTTTTGCTGCTGGAAGTGGCACAATCAGTGCAAGTCTCAGTTGGTTCTTTTGGCTGGTTTCAACTCATCCATATGTGGAAACTAAAATTCTTGAAGAGATCAAAGATAATTGCATAGACCAAGATGGATCTTGGATTGCTTCTGGTGTGGAAGAGTTTGGAAAGTTAGTTTATCTCCATGGAGCTATATGTGAAGCACTGAGGCTTTTTCCTACTGTGCCCTATGATCATAAGTGTGCAATCAAATCTGATACACTTCCTAGTGGACACCATGTTAGTCCAAATACCATGATATTGTACTCTTTGTATGCAATGGGAAGAATGGAGCAAATATGGGGACATGACTGCATGGAGTTTAAGCCTGAGAGATGGATTTCAGAGAGTGGAGACATTGTACAAATTCCATCTCACAAGTTCATAGCGTTCAATGCAGGCCCTAGAAGTTGTTTGGGTAAGGACATTGCTTTTATTGAAATGAAGATGGTTGCAGTTGCTGTACTTTGGAGGTTTCAGATGCAGGTGGTGGATTGTCATCCTATAACACCAAGAGTCTTTGTGTTGCTTACCATTGAACAAGGCTTGAAGGTTAAAGTTACCAAAAGATGCACCTGA